A genomic region of Candidatus Neomarinimicrobiota bacterium contains the following coding sequences:
- a CDS encoding FecR domain-containing protein, with translation MMRKLLFLVTVTSGLLAVDRIALTMKTSGQVSHKGEQVPDFQTLRRGSSLFDGDFVVTGDDGLAIALFLDDKSQLKIRQNTETRIAGSRTEGVISKRVELSYGTLKATVKEQTQQFTITTPTSVASIKGTELWVLTDPDSGDIIISLEGAIELTNLISGSVHSVVPGTVVESNADGKIEVLATVKVRGEASSGISAGRFTLSGISVLGGGVSAQDLSDTVEVTGGTVFEGTDVKAGAVITLTGILDEQTGNVEATLIEVSERVTIRGIVSSTFTGNRFPISDVTVVEGDRETLPAEVKITEGTVIEGDDIIYGAEVTVVGIFNRETEVLEATQMIVVIPKLRITGLITAVSEEGLVELSEIEVKVGEIEASALSGRVIVTGSTVIEVDELTVGLKVTVVGTLDEETGDIVAERIRLPQVVLLATVNSPVVNEQFEITDITVQEGDLDPSTLSGIVKLGPDTEIEGGEITTGLRVTVTGSVEKETGAFLATAVMVIVAERELIFDMEDNHGRRKELIIKFQ, from the coding sequence ATGATGCGGAAGTTATTGTTCCTGGTCACTGTCACCAGTGGACTACTGGCCGTTGACAGGATAGCGTTGACCATGAAGACGTCCGGACAGGTCAGTCATAAGGGAGAACAAGTGCCAGACTTTCAGACCCTCCGGCGCGGCTCCTCGCTTTTTGATGGTGATTTTGTGGTCACCGGCGATGATGGGCTGGCCATCGCTCTGTTTTTGGATGATAAGTCTCAACTGAAGATTAGACAGAACACGGAGACGCGGATAGCAGGAAGTCGCACCGAGGGGGTAATTTCCAAGCGTGTGGAGTTGAGTTATGGCACCTTGAAGGCAACGGTGAAAGAGCAGACCCAGCAATTCACCATCACCACCCCCACGTCGGTTGCCTCGATCAAGGGGACCGAGTTGTGGGTTTTGACTGATCCCGATTCTGGAGATATCATCATCAGTCTTGAGGGAGCCATCGAGCTGACCAATCTCATATCCGGAAGCGTTCATTCCGTAGTACCGGGGACCGTTGTAGAATCGAACGCAGACGGTAAAATCGAGGTTCTCGCCACGGTAAAGGTCAGGGGAGAAGCCTCCTCGGGTATATCGGCAGGCCGATTTACACTTTCCGGTATATCCGTATTGGGTGGAGGGGTGAGTGCCCAGGATCTGTCTGACACTGTAGAGGTCACGGGAGGCACGGTCTTTGAGGGGACTGACGTAAAAGCGGGGGCGGTAATCACTCTCACCGGCATCCTGGATGAACAAACTGGGAACGTGGAGGCCACTCTCATCGAAGTTTCGGAGCGCGTCACGATAAGAGGGATTGTGTCATCAACGTTCACGGGAAACCGGTTTCCCATTTCCGACGTGACCGTTGTGGAGGGCGATCGAGAAACTCTCCCCGCCGAGGTGAAGATAACCGAGGGGACGGTAATCGAAGGTGACGATATCATCTATGGGGCAGAGGTCACCGTGGTGGGGATTTTCAACAGGGAGACCGAAGTTCTTGAAGCCACACAAATGATCGTTGTCATTCCTAAATTGAGAATCACGGGACTTATCACCGCTGTCAGCGAGGAGGGCCTGGTTGAACTGTCTGAAATCGAGGTGAAGGTGGGTGAAATTGAGGCTTCCGCCTTATCGGGCCGGGTAATTGTAACAGGGTCGACCGTGATAGAAGTAGACGAACTGACTGTCGGTCTCAAGGTGACGGTAGTGGGAACCTTGGACGAAGAGACGGGAGACATAGTTGCTGAACGTATCCGCCTTCCACAGGTAGTGCTCTTGGCGACGGTTAATTCTCCGGTAGTAAACGAGCAGTTCGAAATCACCGACATCACCGTCCAGGAAGGGGATCTCGATCCTTCAACTTTGTCCGGTATTGTGAAATTAGGACCGGATACCGAGATTGAGGGAGGTGAGATTACGACCGGTCTTCGGGTAACGGTTACCGGGAGTGTGGAGAAAGAAACGGGGGCATTTCTGGCCACCGCCGTTATGGTGATCGTTGCTGAACGGGAGTTGATTTTCGATATGGAGGATAATCACGGGCGAAGAAAAGAACTCATCATCAAATTTCAATAG